In Nicotiana tabacum cultivar K326 chromosome 10, ASM71507v2, whole genome shotgun sequence, the DNA window ccagagctgtttggacccttagaggcctttttcttactatcctctcactgttttcggtTTAAAATCtatcctcagtcatgttatacttattgatttcataactcagtctttattactctattttgatgcatataaatgttgctCTGCGCTGAGTACCCTATTTTTACTCAGAGCcggagtggcttgagaggtttatgactgagtgaggccaatggcctgatttgtgagaatatttataggatctggctgcacgtcgcaacatgttttactgattcatgattgagTGAAGCCGGGGgcttgattgatttatgccataatTTGGCTTGTTATATCGCTTGGGCtaaaggatcccctccggagtctgcacacccccagtgaccgcaggtacctactgagtgcgattGCCGActgccgagtgactgggaggcatgagtgatagtgaggtatgcccgaggggttgttacgAATGATTTTGatgtatgcccgaggggctgtatacgagtgattttGAGGTAtgtccgaggggctgtataccagtgattatgaggtttgcccaaggggctgtatatgagtgatgttttgcccaaggggctgtatatgatttcatcatttttgctcatccttgcattgagcctctgtttgaaattgttgaaaaaacatctttaaatgattttatttattggaactgagtttaaacgagatgatttgattcaaacactgatttcaaAAGCGTattgtattttactgagatttcatgatgtgGACTTTATATGCtttactgctcgtcactacttctcagtctttatttattgttgttacttactgagtttgcgtactcacgttactccctgcaccttgtgtgcagatccaggtattttatagacatggtagcaagtGTTGATTGTTTAGTTGCAGatccatcggagttagcaaggtagctgcctggcgatcgcagccatGCTTTCCTCCCTCTTTATTTTCCCTTAGTTGTATTCAGTTATTTCCAGACTacgttagtcttgatattgtcagacgggtgtagtagatgctcatgactagtgacacctcaaTGTCGGGCTTTCCTTTCTGCACTTTTATTTTGGTTTGAACTCCTTTATGAAGTTTTAATAGTAAATAGCTTTGGgattttctttgaaatgaaaatattggtttgttTTGATAAGGtgccggcttgcctagtaccacgataggcgccattatGACAGGGTTAGTTTTTTGGTCGTGACCAATGAGCTCAGAAATATGCCATTTTGGGGACTTGGATGGCAAGGAGGAACAACTCGATGAGGTACCTCAAGGTCCACAACCAAATCTTTGAGATCGGGGTTAACAAGACAACATGCTCGTACCACCCCAAACTTCACCACCCCAACAACAAGCAGTAGAACACCGAATATTGCTCAACGAAGGTTATGCTAGTGTAATTCTCCCTCCTTGtattggggggggggagggactTTCAGATTAcgaatgtgatgctcactttgttAGAGCAACAAGGCCTTTTGACCGGTGCCTCAAGCCAAAATGCCTATAAACATTTTAAGGGCTTTGTGGATACGTGTTGGGGGGAAGCAAACTATTGTTTCCGacgatgctttgaggctaaggctttttcccttctctctaagGGGTAAAGTTTTAGATTTGTTGGAACGCTTGCCTAATCATTCAATAcatacttgggatgaattggcgtCAAAGTTTATTACAAAGTTTTTCTCTCCCAGGTACATGGATACTCTTTGGGATGAAATATTGGCTTCCaagcaagagccaaatgaacctttacatgagatttgggagaggTATCGGATAATGGTGAAGGAATATGATCGAAAACATTATACAACAAACTTTCTACCATGGTATTTACTATGAACTAATGTGTGGTCAATCAATTGGTCAGTGGAAACTTTATGACAACATATTATGCGTAGGCATGTTAGATTCTTGATGAGATCGTCGGCTTGGAAATCCCgagctaatgttccacaaggtgatcccaataTGATAAACATCCACATAGAGttgcaagaccatgggcaagccattacCGAATTGACAGCAACCATGACTCAACTAGGCAAGGCCCAATTTAATCAAGTGCAAGCTTCTCATCAAGTTCATGCTATGGAGGGAGTAAATGTGTTGGTGAACAAGAAGAGGACTAAGGGTCCATAAATGGAAACCCAAGTGGAGAATTACGTGAAAGATGGTAGTGGTTCTGATCAAGATGCTTCTTATCATGCGCAAGAAGAGGAAattcaatatgtgaacaattttaAATggaaaagaaacaacttccaaaagctccaatcaacaacaatggtgaccaaaaaataaccaaggcaattggagttctaacaatcaaggaaataggcataataacaacaataaaggaaattggagtggaaacaatcaaggaaatttggGAGGCAATAATCAAGGTGGTTGGGGAAACAATCAAAGCAATCAGGGGTAGGGTTTTCAAAGACCTCTAATGTATTAAGAActgagcaacccacctccttatccttcatatagttcaagttcttcaaacaatgagatgggccatattgagaatatgtttaagcaaatgatggagaagaatgctgattcggatgcccaacttgcctcacacaataCATCAATCCGTAATCTAGAAGTTgaaatggggaaaatctctcaagctcttaattctcgtcctaagggttCACTaacaagtgacacggtggtgaacccgaaagGTGGTAACAATATGGGGCACGCTATGGAAGTTATCACTAGAAGTAGAAATGGCGTGAATGCTCCCACCTTAAGTGAAAGGCGACTTGTGGATGATGACCAAGTGATACATGAGGACAAAATCCCAAACaatgtttttcaagaaaatatgaGGTTTGAATTGACATTTTTGATAGGATTGAACAGATTCGAGAAGAGGTGAACCCCTCGAGGGAGaacattattgacataccagaGCCGGTAGTACAAAAGGCCAAgacaccattgcctaagcctccacctccatatcctcaaaAACTTGTCAAGCAAAATGgtaagaatcaattcaaaaatttCATTCAAATAATGAAGCGTTTGTCAATTAATATTCCATTGGTGAAAgatttggaacaaatgcccggttatgcaaagtttatgaaagatcttgTGACCAAGAAGCGGTGAATAAATT includes these proteins:
- the LOC142165174 gene encoding uncharacterized protein LOC142165174, which translates into the protein MGKISQALNSRPKGSLTSDTVVNPKGGNNMGHAMEVITRSRNGVNAPTLSERRLVDDDQIREEVNPSRENIIDIPEPVVQKAKTPLPKPPPPYPQKLVKQNGKNQFKNFIQIMKRLSINIPLVKDLEQMPGYAKFMKDLVTKKRIGKPRPISMRLQIYDRTMKRPLGVIEDVLIWVDKFILLADFVIIHNVIDYEVPIMLRRTFLAMRKALCDVEAG